A region of Cellulophaga sp. RHA19 DNA encodes the following proteins:
- the folP gene encoding dihydropteroate synthase — protein MTINCNGNLIDLSTPKVMGILNLTPDSFYDGGSYKDENDIVTKVDKMLADGATFIDVGAYSSRPNATNISVDEEINRIVPVVKLLVKKFPGIILSIDTFRSAVAKACLNNGAVLINDISAGALDDKMMSVIAEYKVPYIMMHMRGTPETMQQLTTYTNVTLDIKQYFAKKLAEARALGIIDLVVDPGFGFAKTTEQNFSVLQNLDLFKTMNVPVLAGISRKSMIYKTLDTTANNALNGTTALNTIALTKGANILRVHDVKEAVECITLYTALQLNETL, from the coding sequence ATGACAATTAATTGCAACGGAAATTTAATAGACCTATCTACACCTAAGGTAATGGGAATATTAAACCTTACGCCTGACTCTTTTTATGACGGCGGAAGTTATAAAGATGAAAACGACATTGTAACCAAGGTTGATAAAATGCTTGCAGATGGCGCTACTTTTATAGATGTTGGCGCTTATAGCTCTAGACCAAATGCAACTAACATCTCTGTTGATGAAGAAATTAATCGTATTGTACCAGTAGTAAAACTGCTTGTAAAAAAATTTCCTGGCATTATACTTTCTATTGATACTTTTAGGAGTGCTGTAGCTAAGGCCTGTTTAAATAATGGTGCTGTATTAATTAACGATATTTCTGCTGGTGCTTTAGATGATAAAATGATGAGCGTAATTGCAGAATACAAAGTACCGTATATTATGATGCATATGCGTGGCACTCCAGAAACTATGCAACAACTAACTACATATACAAATGTAACTTTAGACATAAAGCAGTATTTTGCTAAAAAACTTGCTGAAGCAAGAGCTTTAGGTATTATAGATTTAGTAGTTGATCCTGGTTTTGGATTTGCAAAAACTACAGAACAAAACTTTAGCGTATTACAAAACTTAGACCTTTTTAAAACAATGAATGTACCAGTACTTGCAGGTATTAGCAGAAAATCTATGATTTATAAAACGTTAGACACCACTGCTAATAATGCTCTAAATGGTACAACTGCACTAAACACTATTGCTTTAACAAAAGGAGCTAATATTTTAAGAGTACATGATGTTAAAGAGGCTGTAGAATGTATTACTCTTTATACTGCTTTACAGTTAAATGAAACCTTATAA
- the cdaA gene encoding diadenylate cyclase CdaA, giving the protein MDFLNFLDFKITDIIDIILVAVLLYYIYKLVRGSVAINIFIGIVIVWALWKLTELLDMKMISSMVGGFMNIGLIALIIVFQQELRKFLLMIGSTNFATKRNFIKHFKFLKQEAMTTDTNVEAIVNACDKMGKSKTGALLVLERTNSLDFVKSTGDKMNIEITQPILESIFYKNSPLHDGAAVVENNTIVATRVILPVSQERTIPLRFGLRHRAAVGITEKTDSLALVVSEETGTISYIKNGEFVLYKDLDELTSLIKEDLIS; this is encoded by the coding sequence TTGGATTTTCTAAATTTTCTTGATTTTAAAATAACAGATATTATAGACATAATTTTAGTGGCTGTACTACTGTACTACATATATAAGCTAGTACGTGGCTCTGTTGCTATTAATATTTTTATTGGTATTGTAATTGTTTGGGCACTTTGGAAACTTACCGAATTGTTAGATATGAAAATGATTAGCAGTATGGTTGGTGGGTTTATGAATATTGGATTAATTGCCCTAATTATTGTTTTTCAGCAAGAGTTGCGTAAGTTTTTATTAATGATAGGTTCTACCAATTTTGCCACAAAACGTAATTTTATAAAACATTTTAAATTTTTAAAGCAAGAAGCTATGACTACAGATACCAATGTAGAAGCCATAGTAAATGCTTGTGATAAAATGGGTAAATCTAAAACAGGAGCACTACTGGTTTTAGAACGCACTAACTCTTTAGACTTTGTAAAAAGCACTGGAGATAAAATGAATATTGAAATTACCCAGCCTATTTTAGAAAGTATTTTTTACAAAAATAGTCCGTTACATGATGGTGCTGCCGTTGTAGAGAATAATACCATTGTTGCCACCAGAGTAATACTACCCGTATCACAAGAGCGTACCATACCATTACGCTTTGGATTAAGACATAGAGCTGCAGTTGGTATTACAGAAAAAACCGATAGTTTAGCACTTGTTGTTAGCGAAGAAACTGGCACCATATCTTACATAAAAAACGGAGAGTTTGTACTTTACAAAGATTTAGACGAACTTACGAGTCTTATAAAAGAGGACTTAATATCTTAA
- a CDS encoding DUF3667 domain-containing protein, producing MNCKNCANSLQTDYSFCPDCGAKIIRNRLTIKNLLSDITERYFNLDNTFLRTFLHLFTKPDIVINGYVNGTRRKYVNPISYFGIALMLAGFLMFFMRKVFDFEMDFDAFDQGMNPEFTKKMMDVQYDYSSLFFISYIPIFLIVGLITLNKRKHILAEYTISVIYSLAQWSILSFFTSMLMITYFPESFLNYSLLLTLFLILYFLYVQQKLNKYSTWQIIYKSVLFTGIFFTIFMGLIFFIMIVAMVTGHLNPADFVPAK from the coding sequence ATGAATTGTAAAAATTGTGCAAATAGTCTACAAACAGACTATTCTTTTTGTCCAGATTGTGGTGCAAAAATTATTAGAAATAGACTTACTATTAAAAATTTACTTAGTGACATTACAGAGCGCTACTTTAACCTAGACAATACTTTTTTACGCACTTTTTTACATTTATTTACAAAACCAGATATTGTTATAAATGGTTATGTAAATGGCACAAGAAGAAAATACGTTAACCCTATTAGCTATTTTGGTATTGCACTAATGTTAGCAGGGTTCTTAATGTTTTTTATGCGCAAGGTTTTTGATTTTGAAATGGATTTTGATGCTTTTGACCAAGGAATGAATCCTGAGTTTACTAAAAAAATGATGGATGTACAATATGATTACTCCTCCTTATTTTTTATAAGCTACATACCTATTTTTTTAATTGTAGGACTCATTACATTAAACAAAAGAAAACACATACTAGCTGAATATACAATTAGTGTAATTTATAGCTTAGCTCAATGGAGTATTTTGTCTTTTTTTACAAGTATGCTTATGATTACCTATTTCCCAGAATCATTCTTAAATTATAGTTTACTGCTTACCCTATTTTTAATTTTGTATTTTTTATACGTACAGCAAAAGTTGAATAAGTATTCTACTTGGCAAATAATTTACAAATCAGTATTGTTTACAGGTATATTTTTTACAATATTTATGGGGCTAATATTTTTTATAATGATAGTTGCTATGGTTACAGGCCATTTAAATCCTGCAGATTTTGTTCCTGCAAAATAA